From one Alphaproteobacteria bacterium genomic stretch:
- a CDS encoding SDR family oxidoreductase, with protein sequence MRLEGKAGIVTGSGRGIGRAVALLMAKEGASVVVNDPGVGRGGEATEERPADEVVAEIKAAGGTAIANYGSVAEYDTAGRMVKECADTFGKVDFVVNVAGMLRERMIWNMTEEDFDQVINVHLKGHWNMCHHAIKLMRGQRYGRIVNFSSDAFKGSVGQCNYAAAKAGIIGLTRTITRECGRYGITANAMCPMAATRMTVNDAVIAGWKRRLDSGLLTQAQYESRMAMPGPEFVAPMVAYLCTEEAADINGQIFHAEKGLIHTYYYGEEARALYKFEDGGMFSVDELADSVPGSLMAGIPNIAPKTED encoded by the coding sequence ATGCGATTGGAAGGCAAGGCCGGGATCGTCACCGGCTCCGGGCGCGGCATCGGCCGTGCGGTGGCCCTGCTGATGGCCAAGGAAGGCGCCAGCGTCGTCGTCAATGACCCCGGCGTCGGCCGCGGCGGCGAGGCGACGGAAGAACGCCCGGCGGACGAGGTGGTCGCCGAAATCAAGGCCGCGGGCGGCACCGCCATCGCGAACTACGGCTCGGTCGCGGAATACGACACCGCCGGGCGCATGGTGAAGGAGTGCGCCGACACGTTCGGCAAGGTCGACTTTGTCGTCAACGTGGCCGGCATGCTGCGCGAGCGCATGATCTGGAACATGACCGAAGAAGACTTCGACCAGGTCATCAACGTGCACCTGAAGGGGCACTGGAACATGTGCCACCACGCCATCAAGCTGATGCGCGGGCAGCGCTATGGCCGGATCGTCAACTTCTCGTCCGATGCATTCAAGGGCTCGGTCGGCCAGTGCAACTATGCGGCGGCCAAGGCCGGGATCATCGGCCTGACCCGCACCATCACCCGCGAGTGTGGCCGATACGGCATCACCGCCAACGCCATGTGCCCGATGGCCGCCACCCGCATGACCGTCAACGATGCGGTGATTGCGGGCTGGAAGCGGCGCCTGGACAGCGGCCTGCTGACCCAGGCCCAGTACGAGTCGCGCATGGCCATGCCGGGGCCGGAATTCGTGGCCCCGATGGTCGCCTATCTCTGCACCGAAGAGGCCGCCGACATCAACGGCCAGATCTTCCACGCCGAAAAAGGCCTGATCCACACCTATTATTACGGCGAGGAAGCCCGTGCGCTCTACAAGTTCGAGGACGGCGGCATGTTCAGCGTCGACGAACTGGCCGACAGCGTGCCGGGTTCGCTGATGGCAGGCATTCCGAACATCGCGCCCAAGACCGAAGACTGA
- a CDS encoding nucleoside deaminase: protein MPADASISQAAAMARALEIAATAADQAGALPYAAVVVLDGRIVGEGLNRAQALSDPTSHGETEAIRDACKRLGTTSLAGAIMVTTAEPCAMCVATMLLAGITQLVYAADARDSAAFMAKLVGKNPAVRRRFSMEELRDQVGLPADARRHLPAHRESRAESLAIFDAFAARHG, encoded by the coding sequence ATGCCCGCCGACGCATCCATCTCCCAGGCCGCTGCCATGGCCCGTGCGCTCGAAATCGCGGCGACCGCCGCCGACCAGGCCGGCGCGCTGCCCTATGCCGCCGTGGTGGTCCTGGACGGCCGGATCGTCGGCGAGGGGCTGAACCGCGCGCAAGCCCTGTCCGATCCGACCTCCCACGGCGAGACCGAGGCGATCCGCGATGCCTGCAAGCGGCTCGGCACCACCAGCCTCGCCGGGGCCATCATGGTCACGACGGCGGAGCCCTGCGCCATGTGTGTTGCGACCATGCTGCTCGCCGGCATTACGCAGTTGGTTTACGCGGCCGATGCCCGGGACAGTGCGGCCTTCATGGCGAAGCTTGTGGGGAAGAACCCTGCGGTGCGCCGTCGCTTCTCCATGGAGGAGTTGCGCGACCAGGTCGGCCTGCCGGCGGATGCCCGACGGCACCTGCCGGCCCATCGCGAATCCCGGGCGGAATCGCTGGCGATTTTCGACGCCTTCGCCGCCCGCCATGGCTGA
- a CDS encoding amidohydrolase family protein, producing MAEKTSGANMGHTAPDDAWLAKLQEDILEPDLPIIDPHHHLWMRNGYRYLIPEFMEDAASGHNIVSTVFAECHSMYRPDGPEAERPLGETEFIVGCAAMAASGAFGPARACAAMFGRVEMTLGAAVRPLLERHLERSAGRFKGVRYSTGWDANERIPNVAPARHMLIDPAVVEAAGVLADMNLTLDVWLYHPQLADVAALADKLPNLAIVLNHVGSPILGGPYRDKGEEVFRDWQQGIADLGQRANVYCKLGALPIRMPGSTADRSLPPGSEEIAAAWGPWMRACIDAFGPARCMFESNFPVQKRWSSYQTTWNAFKRMAADASAAEKADLFAGAATRAYRLG from the coding sequence ATGGCCGAGAAGACATCCGGCGCCAATATGGGCCACACCGCACCGGACGATGCCTGGCTTGCCAAGCTTCAGGAAGATATTCTGGAGCCCGACCTGCCGATCATCGACCCGCACCACCATTTGTGGATGCGCAACGGCTACCGCTACCTGATCCCCGAATTCATGGAGGACGCCGCCAGCGGCCACAACATCGTCTCGACCGTGTTCGCCGAGTGCCATTCCATGTACCGGCCGGACGGGCCGGAGGCGGAAAGGCCGCTGGGCGAGACCGAGTTCATCGTCGGTTGTGCGGCGATGGCGGCCAGTGGCGCCTTCGGTCCGGCACGCGCCTGTGCCGCCATGTTCGGCCGGGTGGAGATGACCCTGGGCGCCGCGGTGCGGCCGCTGCTGGAGCGCCACCTCGAACGCTCCGCCGGCCGGTTCAAGGGCGTGCGCTATTCCACCGGCTGGGATGCGAACGAGCGCATCCCCAATGTCGCCCCGGCCCGGCACATGCTGATCGACCCGGCGGTGGTGGAGGCGGCCGGTGTGCTGGCGGACATGAACCTTACCCTGGATGTCTGGCTCTATCATCCGCAATTGGCGGATGTCGCGGCCCTGGCGGACAAGCTGCCCAATCTCGCCATCGTGCTGAACCATGTCGGCAGCCCGATCCTGGGCGGCCCCTATCGCGACAAGGGCGAGGAAGTGTTTCGCGACTGGCAGCAGGGCATTGCCGATCTGGGCCAGAGGGCGAACGTCTATTGCAAGCTGGGGGCGCTGCCGATCCGCATGCCCGGCTCGACCGCTGATCGCTCTTTGCCGCCGGGATCGGAGGAGATTGCGGCGGCGTGGGGGCCGTGGATGCGCGCCTGCATCGACGCCTTCGGCCCGGCCCGTTGCATGTTCGAGAGCAATTTCCCAGTGCAGAAGCGCTGGTCCAGCTACCAGACCACCTGGAATGCCTTCAAGCGCATGGCGGCCGATGCCTCTGCCGCCGAAAAGGCCGACCTGTTCGCCGGCGCCGCAACGCGCGCCTATCGCCTGGGGTAG
- a CDS encoding TRAP transporter small permease → MAALERLLERFSVGLLWIAGVAITLMMIHVAADVVGKTIFHQPMTATLEIVAWYYMVATVFLPVAYIQVQKKHLMVELFTRTMEPRAMARLEGLIAVLGAVYVGILFWLTLEQAIASTASNEVQDVTFFDLPVWPSRWFLPIAVGAMTLIMILQAIRDLRYGFTGRGEPTKQTQDGIIIEEN, encoded by the coding sequence ATGGCTGCCTTGGAGCGCCTGTTGGAGCGGTTCAGCGTGGGGCTTCTCTGGATCGCCGGCGTCGCCATCACGCTGATGATGATCCATGTCGCCGCCGACGTGGTCGGCAAGACGATCTTTCACCAGCCCATGACCGCCACCCTGGAAATCGTTGCCTGGTACTACATGGTCGCGACGGTGTTTCTGCCGGTCGCCTATATCCAGGTGCAGAAGAAGCATCTGATGGTGGAATTGTTCACCCGCACCATGGAGCCGCGGGCCATGGCGCGCCTGGAAGGCCTGATCGCCGTCCTGGGGGCGGTCTATGTGGGCATTCTGTTCTGGCTGACCCTGGAGCAGGCGATTGCGTCCACCGCCTCGAACGAAGTGCAGGACGTGACCTTCTTCGACCTGCCGGTCTGGCCGTCGCGCTGGTTCCTGCCCATCGCCGTCGGGGCGATGACGTTGATCATGATCCTGCAAGCCATCCGCGACCTGCGATACGGCTTCACCGGCCGCGGTGAACCGACCAAGCAGACCCAAGACGGCATCATCATCGAGGAGAACTGA
- a CDS encoding C4-dicarboxylate TRAP transporter substrate-binding protein: MKRAILAGMAAVGLVLAAGAGQARELVYASSVPAKHPVHTHGVEPFGERLSKATDGKLTIKLFAGGSLASGKTTLNAIRNGTADMGLLADVYTPNELPTSALISDLAVLGRDARVMTGAVNQMLQLDCPACKKDYTEDKVLPFASYSLTPYHLMCVSGSIVTADDWKGKKVRGTGAMGVLAANMGATPVNVTSAEIYEALQRGQVDCAMGPLPWLKTMALWDMVTTVSDSGLGTYHGTNFINLRTNTWQKLSKKEKQAFVDNLVQAVVGIARAYEDDDASIRKEAEAKGIKWLTVDKSFEDAVEHMRQNDTARVIELAKSRGVKDPEPIVAKFKENIAKWTKIVNDINPGFWGDAEWAKYAEALNTEIYSKVSYP; this comes from the coding sequence ATGAAACGAGCAATCTTGGCCGGTATGGCGGCCGTCGGTCTGGTCTTGGCAGCCGGCGCCGGACAGGCCAGGGAATTGGTCTATGCCAGTTCCGTTCCGGCGAAGCACCCGGTCCACACCCACGGCGTCGAGCCGTTCGGCGAGCGTCTGTCCAAGGCGACCGACGGCAAGCTGACCATCAAGCTGTTTGCCGGCGGCTCGCTCGCCAGCGGCAAGACCACGTTGAACGCCATCCGCAACGGCACCGCCGACATGGGCCTGCTGGCCGACGTCTATACGCCGAACGAATTGCCGACCAGCGCCCTGATCAGCGACCTGGCGGTGCTGGGTCGGGATGCGCGGGTGATGACCGGTGCGGTCAACCAGATGCTGCAACTGGATTGTCCCGCCTGCAAGAAGGACTATACGGAAGACAAGGTGCTGCCGTTCGCCTCCTACTCGCTGACGCCCTATCACCTGATGTGCGTCAGCGGTAGCATCGTCACCGCCGACGACTGGAAGGGCAAGAAGGTGCGCGGCACCGGTGCCATGGGCGTGTTGGCGGCGAATATGGGTGCGACGCCGGTGAATGTCACCAGCGCCGAAATCTACGAGGCGTTGCAGCGCGGCCAGGTGGACTGTGCCATGGGGCCGTTGCCCTGGCTCAAAACCATGGCGCTGTGGGACATGGTGACGACGGTCTCCGACTCCGGGCTCGGCACGTATCACGGTACCAATTTTATCAATTTGCGCACCAACACCTGGCAGAAACTGTCGAAGAAGGAAAAGCAGGCCTTCGTCGACAATCTCGTCCAGGCGGTCGTCGGCATCGCGCGGGCATACGAGGATGACGACGCGAGCATCCGCAAGGAAGCGGAAGCCAAGGGCATCAAGTGGCTCACCGTGGACAAAAGCTTCGAGGACGCGGTCGAGCACATGCGCCAGAACGACACCGCTCGGGTGATCGAGTTGGCCAAGTCGCGCGGCGTGAAGGACCCGGAACCGATCGTGGCGAAGTTCAAGGAGAACATCGCCAAGTGGACCAAGATCGTGAACGACATCAATCCGGGTTTCTGGGGCGATGCCGAGTGGGCGAAATACGCCGAAGCGCTGAACACCGAAATTTACAGCAAGGTGTCCTATCCCTGA
- a CDS encoding pyridoxamine 5'-phosphate oxidase family protein produces the protein MSETRLADAISQYGREAYLLTVSETGPHTSSVRVDLDGETVTCVLGRSAGRNIATQPNVSLFWPPREPGGYALILNGTARPAPPRGDDAMAQITLTKSVFHRAGPRDEEREGPCTADCKPIRRAG, from the coding sequence ATGTCCGAAACCCGATTGGCAGACGCCATTTCCCAGTATGGCCGCGAGGCCTATCTGCTGACCGTCAGCGAAACCGGCCCGCACACCAGCAGCGTCCGCGTCGACCTGGACGGCGAGACCGTCACCTGCGTGCTGGGGCGGAGCGCCGGCCGGAATATCGCGACCCAGCCCAATGTCTCGCTGTTCTGGCCGCCGCGGGAGCCGGGCGGCTATGCGCTGATCCTCAATGGCACGGCCCGGCCGGCGCCGCCGCGGGGCGATGATGCGATGGCGCAAATCACCCTGACCAAGTCGGTGTTCCACCGCGCCGGCCCGCGGGACGAGGAGCGGGAAGGCCCCTGCACCGCCGATTGCAAGCCGATCCGCCGCGCCGGCTGA
- a CDS encoding TRAP transporter large permease subunit, producing MDPIWIGIIAIVALLVLIGLRVPIGIALGSVSLVGLMFARSTESAFGIFGDLPFEFGASWSLSAVPMFLLMGSVAYHSGLTSSLYNAARLWLSALPGGLAVATNFASAGFAAASGSSLATSAAMGRLAIPEMLRLGYDKALAAGVVAASGTLGALIPPSIAFVLYGWFTETSIGALLIAGILPGLLTAFIYAGMIIIRCWLNPELAPAVSETVTWGQRWSALIEIWPVPLLILGVVGSIYGGIATPTEAGALGALIAIIIAFFQGRMTWQIFRTSVMEALESTAGIFFVAIGALLLTRLLAFSGVPMLMAEMIGDWAIDPLLLIIGLSIVYLILGMFLDPLGLMLLTLPVFLPMFEALKLDLIWVGVIVVKYIEIGLLTPPVGLNAYVVKSVVGDAIPLTTIFRGLAWFLAAEAVIMVLLIAFPEISLTLPNYMLN from the coding sequence ATGGATCCGATTTGGATCGGCATCATTGCCATCGTCGCGCTGCTGGTGCTGATCGGCCTGCGCGTTCCCATCGGCATCGCCCTCGGCTCGGTGTCCCTGGTCGGGCTGATGTTCGCCCGCTCGACCGAGTCGGCCTTCGGCATTTTCGGCGACCTGCCGTTCGAGTTCGGCGCCAGCTGGTCGCTGTCGGCGGTGCCGATGTTCCTGCTGATGGGCTCCGTCGCCTATCATTCCGGGCTGACCTCCAGCCTCTACAATGCGGCCCGGCTGTGGCTGTCGGCCTTGCCGGGCGGCCTGGCGGTCGCGACCAATTTCGCCTCCGCCGGATTTGCCGCCGCCAGCGGCTCATCGCTGGCGACCTCGGCCGCCATGGGCCGGTTGGCCATCCCGGAGATGCTGCGCCTCGGCTATGACAAGGCGCTGGCCGCCGGCGTCGTCGCCGCGTCCGGCACGCTCGGCGCCCTGATCCCGCCCTCCATCGCCTTCGTGCTCTATGGCTGGTTCACCGAGACCTCGATCGGCGCGTTGTTGATCGCCGGCATTCTGCCGGGGCTGCTGACGGCTTTCATCTATGCCGGCATGATCATCATCCGGTGCTGGTTGAACCCCGAACTGGCGCCGGCGGTGAGCGAGACCGTCACCTGGGGCCAGCGCTGGAGCGCGCTCATCGAAATCTGGCCGGTGCCGTTGTTGATCCTGGGCGTGGTCGGCAGCATCTATGGCGGCATCGCCACGCCGACGGAAGCGGGTGCGCTGGGGGCGTTGATCGCGATTATCATCGCCTTCTTCCAGGGGCGCATGACCTGGCAGATTTTCCGGACCAGCGTGATGGAAGCGCTGGAGAGCACCGCCGGCATCTTCTTCGTCGCCATCGGCGCCCTGTTGCTGACCCGCCTGCTGGCGTTCAGCGGCGTGCCGATGCTGATGGCGGAGATGATCGGCGACTGGGCCATCGACCCGTTGCTGCTGATTATCGGCCTGTCCATCGTCTATCTGATCCTAGGCATGTTCCTGGACCCGCTGGGTCTGATGCTGCTGACCCTGCCGGTGTTCCTGCCGATGTTCGAGGCGCTGAAGCTGGACCTGATCTGGGTCGGCGTGATCGTCGTCAAATACATCGAGATCGGTTTGTTGACCCCGCCCGTGGGCCTCAACGCCTATGTTGTGAAAAGCGTGGTGGGCGACGCCATACCGCTCACCACCATATTCCGGGGGTTGGCCTGGTTCCTGGCGGCCGAGGCGGTGATCATGGTGCTTCTGATCGCCTTCCCGGAAATCTCGCTGACATTGCCGAACTACATGCTGAACTGA
- a CDS encoding LLM class flavin-dependent oxidoreductase, which translates to MKFSICVMANIDEIGFFNHVEALGYHAVWVTDSQMLFSDCYAVLALAARQTSRLQLGTGTAITGTRIAPVHAAAAATLNRIAPGRIHIGIGTGNTAMRTMGQRPMRIAAYREYLRALSGLLRGETLDYTHNGVTKPVKLLMHDETGFMNLEPKIPLYVSGFGPRAMGLAGEFGDGLVFAIPPRGVAVPEALGHVRQGAASVGRSIGADFRNCALTNIALLQPGEAVDSDRIKALIGPNVMASVYYFYDEVHERGVEVLDFLKPIWKPYCALVEDTAPELRHLRTHEFHYTYLHPGEAELITADLIRATCLVGVADDLVEQVQDLERQGLQEIMWAAGTQGKWRFAEDFARQVMSRV; encoded by the coding sequence ATGAAATTCAGCATCTGCGTCATGGCGAATATCGACGAAATCGGCTTTTTCAATCATGTAGAAGCGCTCGGCTATCACGCGGTCTGGGTGACCGACAGCCAGATGCTGTTTTCGGACTGCTATGCCGTCCTCGCCCTGGCGGCACGGCAGACCTCGCGCCTGCAACTCGGCACCGGCACGGCCATCACCGGCACCCGTATTGCGCCCGTGCATGCCGCCGCCGCGGCGACACTCAACCGCATCGCGCCGGGCCGCATCCATATCGGCATCGGCACCGGCAACACCGCCATGCGCACCATGGGCCAGCGCCCCATGCGGATTGCCGCCTATCGCGAGTATCTGCGTGCGCTCTCGGGCCTGCTGCGGGGCGAGACGCTGGACTACACCCACAATGGCGTCACCAAGCCGGTGAAACTGCTGATGCACGACGAGACCGGCTTTATGAATCTGGAGCCGAAAATCCCGCTCTATGTCTCGGGCTTCGGGCCGCGGGCCATGGGGCTGGCGGGCGAGTTCGGCGACGGTCTGGTCTTCGCCATTCCGCCCCGCGGCGTCGCCGTGCCGGAAGCGCTGGGCCATGTGCGGCAGGGGGCGGCCAGCGTCGGCCGCAGCATCGGCGCGGACTTCCGCAACTGCGCCCTCACCAACATCGCTTTGCTACAGCCCGGCGAGGCCGTGGACAGCGACCGCATCAAGGCGCTGATCGGCCCGAACGTGATGGCCAGCGTCTATTATTTCTATGACGAGGTGCACGAGCGCGGCGTCGAGGTGCTGGATTTCCTGAAGCCGATCTGGAAGCCCTATTGCGCCCTGGTCGAGGACACCGCCCCGGAACTGCGTCATCTGCGCACGCACGAATTCCACTACACCTATCTGCATCCCGGCGAGGCGGAGTTGATCACCGCCGACCTGATCCGCGCCACCTGCCTGGTCGGCGTGGCCGATGACCTGGTGGAGCAGGTGCAGGACTTGGAGCGCCAGGGCCTGCAGGAGATCATGTGGGCCGCCGGCACCCAAGGCAAGTGGCGCTTCGCCGAGGATTTCGCCCGCCAGGTGATGAGCCGGGTCTGA